From one Lycium barbarum isolate Lr01 chromosome 6, ASM1917538v2, whole genome shotgun sequence genomic stretch:
- the LOC132644442 gene encoding late blight resistance protein R1-A-like: MWKTDVWDDFKMCFPDNNNGSRIIMTTRFNEVALYAKQCSEPHYLCFLNEQESWNLLQKKLFHEEGCPTKLLQVGKEISDKCQGLPLFIILVAGILGNMEVKPNCRIEDKANSWKRVTDSLSSKLVSDREHNWMDLIELSYKHWPHHLKSCFLYFGTFLEDQEIPVSKLIMLWISEGFVQKAESKKQEDIAEEYLMNLISRNLVMVAKRRSIGGEKSCRVHDLLHKFCLEKAEEESLLHVTTSLKNKFLPFPIVIITVLIPMILVLQRLQ, from the coding sequence ATGTGGAAGACTGATGTGTGGGATGATTTTAAGATGTGTTTTCCAGATAACAACAATGGAAGCAGAATTATCATGACAACCCGCTTTAACGAAGTTGCTCTGTATGCTAAACAATGCAGTGAACCTCATTATCTTTGTTTTCTTAACGAACAAGAAAGTTGGAATTTACTGCAAAAGAAGTTGTTTCATGAGGAGGGCTGCCCTACTAAACTACTGCAAGTTGGAAAAGAAATTTCAGATAAATGTCAAGGACTGCCTCTCTTTATCATTTTGGTAGCAGGAATTCTTGGCAATATGGAGGTTAAACCAAACTGTAGGATAGAGGATAAAGCAAACAGCTGGAAACGTGTGACGGACAGTTTAAGTTCTAAGTTGGTTAGTGATAGAGAGCACAACTGGATGGACTTAATAGAACTGAGTTACAAGCATTGGCCTCATCACTTGAAATCTTGCTTCTTGTATTTTGGAACATTTTTGGAGGATCAAGAGATTCCAGTCTCAAAATTGATTATGTTGTGGATTTCTGAGGGGTTTGTACAAAAAGCTGAGTCAAAGAAACAAGAGGATATTGCAGAAGAATACTTGATGAATCTGATAAGTAGGAATCTAGTAATGGTTGCCAAAAGAAGATCCATAGGTGGGGAGAAATCATGTCGTGTTCATGATTTGTTACACAAGTTTTGCTTGGAAAAGGCAGAGGAAGAAAGCCTGTTGCACGTGACAACAAGTTTGAAGAACAAGTTCCTCCCTTTTCCTATAGTTATAATTACGGTTTTGATACCCATGATTTTGGTCCTCCAAAGACTCCAATAA